The Brasilonema sennae CENA114 genome includes a region encoding these proteins:
- a CDS encoding DNA cytosine methyltransferase — translation MALKALDLFCGMGGLSWGLKGTGVIEPLWAVDNSEPALALYKRNLPNTQVLNLDLSKLSNIKILFEKIQFHGGVDLVVGGSPCRGFTQIRNGQDTDSDPHNRLAIKFADIIRELNPLAFIYENVPQLENSRVFQRFLGRLKGRNSYRVAHAVVEAANFGNPSRRTRLFVLGIRCNVGRVPIIPKGLDIPHYHFWWQRDEQNGKIVYYPKLEEPWLARLVDPNDLQLVNVEQAISDLPILETKTPGNNCFYSTPPQSAYQKWARQHLQETDGHAVPRILPETRMRLKAVIPGGNWRDLPEPLTYKIPSDSTSGKLRRKHYSAYRRLLPEGHSPTVQGHADFAYHYQYERTLTPRELARLMGFTDDFRLGHEYCSVVQAIGNAVPPILAKAIAESLIRQLDDC, via the coding sequence ATGGCGCTGAAAGCCTTAGACCTATTTTGTGGAATGGGTGGTTTATCTTGGGGATTAAAGGGAACAGGAGTTATCGAACCATTATGGGCAGTAGATAATTCTGAGCCTGCACTTGCTCTTTACAAGCGTAACTTACCCAATACTCAAGTATTAAATCTTGACCTTTCTAAACTTTCAAATATCAAAATTTTATTTGAAAAAATTCAATTTCATGGTGGAGTTGATTTAGTTGTTGGTGGTAGTCCATGCCGAGGCTTCACACAAATTCGTAATGGTCAGGATACAGATTCAGATCCACATAATCGGCTAGCAATCAAGTTTGCTGATATTATACGTGAGTTAAACCCGCTTGCCTTTATTTACGAAAATGTACCTCAGCTAGAAAATTCTAGAGTGTTTCAGCGATTTCTGGGCAGATTGAAAGGACGAAATAGCTATCGAGTAGCCCATGCAGTAGTAGAAGCAGCAAATTTTGGAAATCCTTCTCGACGAACCAGATTGTTTGTATTGGGTATTCGATGTAATGTGGGGCGGGTTCCAATTATTCCAAAAGGATTGGATATTCCTCATTATCATTTTTGGTGGCAAAGAGATGAGCAGAACGGGAAAATAGTTTACTATCCAAAGCTTGAGGAACCTTGGCTTGCGCGTTTGGTTGATCCAAATGACCTGCAATTAGTCAATGTAGAGCAGGCAATATCAGATCTGCCAATATTGGAAACTAAAACTCCTGGCAATAATTGCTTTTACTCAACTCCTCCTCAAAGTGCCTATCAAAAATGGGCAAGACAGCATTTGCAGGAAACTGATGGTCATGCAGTTCCACGTATATTACCAGAGACCAGAATGCGATTGAAAGCGGTGATTCCTGGGGGTAACTGGAGAGATTTACCTGAACCCTTAACTTATAAAATCCCTAGTGATTCAACCAGTGGTAAGCTGAGGCGCAAGCACTACAGTGCTTACCGTCGGCTGCTTCCAGAAGGTCACAGTCCTACAGTGCAAGGTCATGCAGATTTTGCTTACCATTATCAGTATGAAAGAACCCTTACCCCTCGTGAGTTGGCTCGATTAATGGGCTTTACAGACGATTTTCGGTTGGGACACGAGTACTGTTCAGTCGTCCAAGCAATTGGTAATGCTGTACCTCCTATACTGGCGAAGGCGATTGCTGAATCATTGATTAGACAGCTAGACGATTGTTAA